A stretch of Coccidioides posadasii str. Silveira chromosome 2, complete sequence DNA encodes these proteins:
- a CDS encoding uncharacterized protein (EggNog:ENOG410PGNQ~COG:S~BUSCO:1112at33183) codes for METAIRWAPASTPDDQRFLYVDIKGQEFKHCKVTSRPDKFTLTYDVLSAFSHGSEFRSFDWCPTEENLVAVGHASGDVVVAHLDTGALIPLALPSKVQRACHGLAWNSSGLLAAGLDKFRGDYCLNIWDPHQRPVRMASRGGSERQVPDPLRRYANGEPVASVRFFNDQPSLLIAGMKGHSVRLYDLRESHGNPSLQFSTRCVHELTVNRLDENYFASCAPFDNASICIWDRRSGSRYSTAAGTSSGTVDAGHVLEIRPGIASGSTIQSLRFSQTQRGRLGMLTDRGIFRAYHIAKDHSPDELRAALEKTVGRGSSKHYPEQLYTKTVRDFQTSFPPKTRSKDSSQRVSAFDFMTTDPFDGLEAITILNDRNVAVYSLPLVCGRVSLSPQGALVRGGFAHGQDFRVFAPAQGSKAAQATQEIQDRASKKMESTMEGKEANGKAGEDGGKDSGGTGIISSRQRREKLLLPEKLANVQDALTLMTIPRLRLREGYTLNPERNQNIVSDDTALQDLWAWIERAHTRASDGSMIIHGVDMNYLGVQSIWSGNLGLSLENRLASSDLDDDVDVPKLIEQLAKKLDLQETKMCDTDFMPQRQLCLYICGAIASVDDLEGVVTQLVEERQHTQAAAFALFHDETELAYKALRNNRPTQAHKLLAMAIAGAPRGDPNFDWEEACAEIAKELTDPFAKAILALVSKGSWESVLRETTLPLRYRVEVAVRWLPDDQLTTYIRDTSMEAVQQGDIEGAVLTGLDHAAMDLFQSYINKFNDIQTAVLVMNYAVPRLVSDAFNANRFHAWRETYRQQMNSWKMHLHRAKFDVDSRNLAVSWDGRKLTRSQPQQVSLVCNYCTRPLSQQEERPDHQLAGAESTHHTPNNPLGSAQMGGTVCPKCGRHMPRCGVCSLWLGSPHPLSRAAIADDSKKGEEAHRPEEMLKRFVVFCIKCNHGYHADHAKVWFSRHKSCPVSECGCICEG; via the exons ATGGAGACCGCCATTCGGTGGGCTCCCGCCTCTACACCTGATGATCAGCGCTTCCTCTACGTCGACATCAAGGGACAGGAGTTCAAACACTGCAAAGTCACTTCACGACCTGATAAGTTTACATTGACCTATGATGTCCTCTCTGCCTTCTCTCATGGCTCAGAGTTCCGCTCCTTTGACTGGTGTCCCACCGAGGAAAACTTGGTTGCGGTTGGGCATGCGTCAGGAGACGTGGTTGTCGCTCATCTAGACACCGGCGCTCTCATCCCGCTCGCACTTCCTTCCAAGGTCCAACGAGCCTGTCATGGGCTTGCTTGGAATTCCAGTGGCCTACTGGCTGCCGGACTAGACAAGTTTAGGGGCGACTATTGCCTCAACATCTGGGATCCCCACCAGCGACCAGTGCGGATGGCGTCGCGCGGTGGCTCGGAGCGTCAGGTCCCAGATCCGTTGAGAAGATATGCAAACGGGGAGCCGGTGGCCAGCGTGAGGTTTTTTAATGACCAGCCAAGTCTTTTGATTGCCGGTATGAAGGGGCATTCCGTGCGGCTGTATGATCTCCGGG AGAGCCACGGAAACCCATCATTGCAGTTCTCAACCCGTTGTGTCCATGAGCTGACCGTTAATCGGCTCGATGAGAACTACTTCGCCTCGTGTGCGCCATTTGACAATGCCTCTATCTGCATTTGGGATCGGCGTTCAGGCTCGCGATATTCAACCGCAGCTGGCACCTCTTCGGGCACTGTCGACGCTGGCCATGTGTTGGAGATCAGGCCAGGTATTGCTTCTGGGTCTACGATCCAGAGTTTGCGATTTTCCCAAACTCAGCGAGGCCGCTTGGGCATGTTGACGGACAGGGGAATATTCAGAGCTTACCACATCGCAAAGGACCACTCTCCGGACGAACTCCGAGCAGCCCTAGAAAAGACAGTTGGCCGTGGATCCAGTAAGCACTACCCTGAACAGTTATACACAAAGACTGTGCGCGACTTTCAAACTAGCTTTCCACCGAAAACTCGAAGCAAGGATTCTTCACAGCGCGTTAGCGCTTTCGATTTCATGACCACGGATCCGTTCGATGGGCTGGAAGCTATTACTATTTTGAACGACAGGAACGTCGCAGTTTACAGCCTCCCCCTGGTTTGTGGTCGGGTCAGCTTGTCACCACAAGGAGCCCTAGTGCGAGGAGGGTTTGCACATGGACAGGACTTTAGGGTCTTCGCTCCAGCCCAAGGATCGAAGGCAGCGCAGGCCACCCAAGAAATCCAAGATCGTGCATCTAAAAAAATGGAGAGTACcatggaaggaaaggaaGCCAATGGCAAGGCAGGAGAAGACGGTGGGAAGGACTCGGGCGGTACTGGAATAATATCGAGCAGACAGCGTCGAGAGAAGTTACTGCTTCCTGAAAAGTTGGCCAACGTCCAAGATGCCTTGACCTTGATGACAATCCCACGATTACGTCTTCGAGAAGGATATACACTTAATCCTgagagaaatcagaatataGTGTCTGATGACACAGCCTTACAGGACCTTTGGGCCTGGATTGAGC GCGCCCATACACGAGCATCTGACGGGTCGATGATTATTCACGGGGTGGACATGAACTACTTGGGTGTTCAAAGTATCTGGAGTGGAAATCTTG GTCTCAGTCTCGAGAATCGACTTGCTAGCTCCGATTTAGACGACGACGTTGACGTACCTAAGCTTATTGAGCAATTGGCCAAGAAGTTAGATTTGCAAGAAACCAAAATGTGCGATACAGATTTTATGCCACAGCGCCAGCTCTGCTTGTATATCTGCGGCGCCATAGCGTCAGTAGATGATCTTGAGGGTGTTGTTACTCAGCTTGTCGAGGAACGCCAACATACGCAAGCTGCTGCATTTGCATTATTCCACGACGAAACGGAGTTGGCTTACAAGGCCCTACGTAACAACCGACCAACTCAGGCCCACAAACTTTTAGCCATGGCAATCGCTGGGGCGCCGAGGGGTGACCCTAATTTCGATTGGGAAGAAGCTTGTGCTGAGATCGCAAAAGAGCTCACTGACCCCTTTGCCAAGGCTATACTTGCGCTGGTAAGCAAAGGCAGCTGGGAGTCCGTGCTCCGGGAAACGACGCTTCCCCTCAGATATCGAGTAGAAGTGGCCGTTCGTTGGCTTCCGGACGACCAACTTACAACTTACATCAGGGACACATCCATGGAGGCCGTGCAGCAAGGTGATATTGAGGGCGCGGTGCTTACGGGCCTTGATCACGCTGCGATGGATTTGTTCCAATCGTATATCAACAAATTCAATGATATACAAACAGCTGTCCTGGTTATGAATTACGCCGTTCCACGGCTAGTTTCCGACGCTTTCAATGCGAATCGATTCCATGCCTGGCGCGAAACGTATCGGCAACAAATGAATTCGTGGAAGATGCATCTCCATCGAGCCAAATTTGACGTCGATTCACGCAATTTGGCAGTATCATGGGACGGTCGCAAGCTCACGAGGTCACAACCTCAGCAGGTCAGCTTGGTCTGTAATTACTGTACTCGGCCCCTTTCGCAGCAAGAAGAAAGGCCAGATCACCAGCTAGCAGGTGCGGAGAGTACCCATCATACGCCGAACAATCCTCTCGGGTCAGCACAGATGGGCGGAACAGTCTGTCCAAAATGCGGTCGCCATATGCCGCGATGCGGAGTCTGCTCTCTGTGGCTCGGTTCCCCGCATCCACTGTCCAGAGCGGCAATCGCAGATGACTCaaagaaaggagaagagGCGCACCGCCCGGAAGAGATGCTAAAAAGATTTGTGGTGTTTTGTATCAAATGCAATCATGGATACCATGCAGATCATGCGAAGGTGTGGTTTTCCAGACACAAGTCATGCCCGGTTTCTGAATGTGGATGTATTTGCGAGGGATAG
- the EFG1 gene encoding 18S rRNA maturation protein (BUSCO:468224at4751~EggNog:ENOG410PSH4~COG:S): MSLHEPEAQPSLKKRRRDSFSNADPKRVKRLHSGAQRPHYHDIGPSVNELKTRIRDVKRLLAKRIDDLPADVRVAKERELAECQRDLEKAEVKKQRSKMIQKYHFVRFLERKRATKELKRLKAQLHKLENDDRLDPNARENSIETLNRKISASEIDLNYTIYSPLTEKYISLYPNERRKQQPMEPEESNVIRTNSGEKPPLWYTVKQSMADGTLELLRDGKLGIGLSGETKDSNNADVSLKSNTVSLLVHRKQKKPKSKIKVDGDEDAKRSSARSVQEGTRNENKRTSKEDVQGEDDDVESESDGGFFE; the protein is encoded by the exons ATGTCTCTGCACGAGCCCGAAGCCCAACCTTCTCTCAAAAAGCGGCGACGCGATTCCTTCTCCAACGCTGACCCCAAGCGCGTAAAGCGCCTGCACTCGGGCGCCCAGCGACCGCACTATCACGACATCGGACCGAGCGTAAACGAGCTAAAAACTAGAATCCGGGATGTAAAGCGCCTCCTTGCTAAGAGAATCGACGATCTCCCCGCAGATGTTCGGGTTgcgaaagagagagagttggCAGAATGTCAACGGGATCTAGAAAAGGCCGAGGTGAAGAAGCAGCGGTCAAAGATGATCCAGAAGTATCACTTTGTGAGATTTCTAG AGCGCAAACGGGCAACTAAAGAGCTCAAGCGTCTTAAGGCACAGTTACACAAACTCGAAAACGATGACAGACTCGACCCCAATGCCCGAGAAAATAGCATTGAAACCCTTAATAGGAAGATAAGCGCCTCCGAGATCGATCTCAATTACACCATCTACTCTCCCCTCACGGAGAAGTACATATCCCTGTACCCCAACGAACGCCGGAAACAACAGCCAATGGAGCCGGAGGAATCAAACGTCATCCGCACGAATTCTGGAGAGAAGCCCCCCTTGTGGTATACAGTCAAGCAGAGCATGGCAGACGGAACGCTCGAGCTATTGCGAGATGGAAAGCTGGGAATTGGGTTGTCGGGTGAAACGAAAGATTCGAACAATGCTGATGTATCGTTGAAGAGCAACACAGTGAGTTTACTCGTGCATaggaagcagaagaagcCAAAATCCAAGATAAAAGTCGACGGCGATGAGGATGCGAAAAGAAGCTCCGCTAGGTCAGTGCAAGAGGGAACCAGAAACGAGAATAAGAGAACGTCAAAAGAGGATGTGCAAGGAGAGGATGACGACGTTGAGAGTGAGAGTGACGGCGGTTTCTTCGAATGA
- a CDS encoding uncharacterized protein (EggNog:ENOG410PJ93~COG:S~BUSCO:2690at33183), with protein MASIPHDEILATSAALPAAESGAARPDSPPKLKGRRRLLNRLQRMTSSPSLEQTGRSRSSSTGVRRLGKGSMSCISLSSTLSHGQCWESSSSSQFYGKFSGKPHGDDTGPIRVVETELISANGSQQTTIPLPAEMRPCSRGSLLRSAVAVLEDGENTPDTKGEKLLKMQNKNYWDYLPVEIQLRILSWLMPKELGKVACVSRSWRQLCFDGQLWAKFDTSTYYSDIPRDALVRLIFSAGPFIKHLNLRGCIQMAEAWFQCGEQIADACRNLVSVNLEGTHIDKPTITYFLVRNPKLVRISMTGLATVTNSEMNVISKSCPLLEYLDISWCRNLINANGLRRVVRACHRLKELRIDEFRAVDDEEFMLELFQTNTLETLVMSHCSSLTDSALKALLHGKNPEIDILTGRPIAPPRKLKHLNLSHCQGVSDFGIGHLAGFVPELESLQLSFCPALGNDSIINLIGTTPNLTRLDLEELEELTNNVLLALSKAPCAARLEHLNISYCEKLGDTGMMQIVKNCPNLKSLDLDNTRVSDLTLIELCSQMRKRGFGMQPPRCGLRVAVFDCGNVTWAGIREILSNNTFVPRYAEAAVLASRAEEEESGSGSSSPSSSTTSVTILPSPPPETTQCKADLYPNEIIQLKCFYGWQTTVDIHTKRVLNGNLGAAMRLERRWTDCMMTNEEAEAGGIGARRRRRRARNAEMMYNLDDDDDADYGYGPGGLVSLGNRRRRARSGGCVVM; from the coding sequence ATGGCTTCAATCCCACACGATGAAATCCTAGCTACCTCAGCGGCGCTTCCGGCTGCAGAGTCCGGGGCTGCCAGGCCGGATAGCCCTCCCAAACTGAAAGGTCGCCGAAGATTGTTGAATCGCCTTCAGCGTATGACATCAAGCCCTTCTCTCGAACAAACTGGCAGAAGCCGTTCTTCTTCCACCGGTGTCCGCCGACTTGGCAAAGGATCGATGTCATGCATCTCGCTTTCATCGACCTTGTCACATGGGCAGTGTTGGGAGAGCTCCAGCTCTTCCCAATTCTACGGGAAGTTCTCCGGTAAGCCGCATGGTGATGATACTGGCCCTATTCGGGTTGTGGAGACGGAACTTATTTCTGCAAATGGTTCCCAGCAGACCACCATCCCGCTACCCGCTGAGATGCGGCCTTGCTCCAGAGGATCGCTACTTAGGTCTGCGGTGGCTGTACTTGAGGATGGTGAAAATACCCCCGACACCAAGGGCGAGAAATTACTCAAAATGCAGAACAAGAATTACTGGGATTACTTGCCCGTGGAAATACAACTGCGAATCCTTAGCTGGCTTATGCCTAAAGAATTGGGTAAAGTAGCCTGTGTGTCGAGATCATGGCGTCAGCTTTGTTTTGATGGTCAGTTATGGGCGAAATTTGATACCTCCACGTACTACAGTGATATTCCACGGGATGCATTGGTAAGACTGATATTTTCCGCCGGACCTTTCATAAAACATCTCAATCTCCGAGGATGCATTCAAATGGCGGAAGCCTGGTTTCAATGTGGAGAGCAAATAGCCGATGCTTGTCGGAATTTGGTCAGCGTTAATTTGGAAGGTACCCATATCGACAAGCCAACCATCACCTACTTTCTCGTTCGAAATCCTAAGCTGGTTCGTATCAGCATGACTGGACTTGCAACGGTGACAAATTCCGAGATGAACGTCATCTCCAAGAGCTGTCCACTCTTGGAGTATCTCGACATATCGTGGTGCCGCAATCTCATCAATGCGAACGGATTGAGGCGCGTTGTCAGGGCCTGTCATCGACTAAAAGAGCTACGCATTGATGAATTTCGAGCCGTTGATGACGAGGAGTTTATGTTGGAGCTATTTCAGACAAATACCCTAGAAACACTCGTCATGTCTCACTGCTCCTCCCTTACCGACAGCGCTCTAAAAGCCCTTTTGCACGGTAAAAACCCAGAGATAGACATCCTAACAGGCAGGCCTATTGCTCCACCTCGAAAATTGAAACATCTGAATTTATCTCACTGTCAAGGAGTGAGTGATTTCGGAATCGGACATCTCGCAGGCTTTGTTCCTGAGCTAGAAAGCTTGCAGCTATCATTCTGTCCTGCTCTGGGGAATGATTCTATCATAAACCTCATCGGTACAACGCCGAATTTAACACGATTGGACCTTGAAGAGCTGGAAGAACTCACCAATAATGTCCTGCTTGCGTTATCGAAAGCCCCCTGCGCCGCCAGGCTCGAACATCTCAACATTAGCTATTGTGAAAAACTTGGCGACACAGGAATGATGCAAATCGTGAAAAATTGTCCAAATTTAAAATCTCTGGATCTCGATAATACGCGAGTTTCTGATCTGACACTGATAGAGCTTTGCTCTCAGATGCGCAAACGTGGTTTTGGCATGCAGCCACCCAGATGCGGATTAAGGGTGGCCGTATTTGACTGCGGTAACGTTACTTGGGCAGGGATCAGAGAAATTCTCTCCAACAATACGTTCGTGCCGCGATATGCGGAAGCCGCGGTCCTGGCCTCcagagcagaagaagaagaatctggATCCGGATCGTCGTCGCCATCGTCATCCACGACCTCTGTGACTATTCTCCCTTCGCCACCTCCAGAGACAACGCAGTGCAAAGCGGATTTATATCCCAATGAAATTATTCAGCTAAAGTGTTTCTATGGCTGGCAAACGACGGTAGACATCCATACGAAACGCGTGTTGAACGGCAACCTCGGGGCAGCAATGAGACTTGAGCGCAGGTGGACCGATTGCATGATGACCAACGAAGAAGCTGAGGCCGGCGGGATTGGTGCCAGACGAAGGCGACGGAGAGCGAGAAATGCTGAAATGATGTACAACCTggatgacgacgacgacgctGATTACGGGTATGGACCTGGCGGGCTAGTTTCGCTCGGCAATCGCAGAAGACGGGCACGGAGTGGAGGCTGTGTTGTCATGTAA